The Methylomagnum ishizawai genome has a window encoding:
- a CDS encoding heavy metal translocating P-type ATPase — protein MTERSISPAPLDIKISLPTSGAIRIHSTALFADPESPDCRRFLGRAFRASELIGAKLNGAEHPAADLYFDPRHHSAREVLALVAASLTTQEPVPADYKFQGDGRPGTELAAVAPAMTARDRHGVVHYHRYGNHVTGWQITHDKVGSLKLKNPVLYRKNVYCQAIERELMSILGVDRYKTHALKCSVQIEYDPRRLTRNQLIEILDEALANAERQEELDKLDLDLTICTGSLVLAGATTLAAPALLPAAAALFAYTTIPSFQGAYEVLFKEKRLGVDVLDAIVVLGCLGTLQILPGAVLAWCLSFGRMLVKKTEDNSKKMLLSAFGKQPRFVWLYKDGVEIEVSLDKIQQGDLVVVHTGDAVPVDGHIVEGMAMIDQHALTGESTPAEKGVGDRVFASTILVAGKIFVSVEKAGSETASAKISQILNDTAGYKLTSQNKGERLADTAVVPTLALGSLAYAVMGPFGAVAVLNSDLGTGIRMAAPLAMLSTLALCAQKGILVKDGRALELMNEVDTVLFDKTGTLTRERPEVGRITTANGHTAKDILRYAAAAERKFHHPIALAILHKAEEESIDLPPTDETQYKVGYGISVGIEGHTIRVGSRRYMEMEGLAIPPEVEAVLDEVHRNGDTMVMVGVDDQLGGALELQAAIRPEVRDIVKGLRERGVKHLAIISGDHEAPTKKLAEELGMDRYFAQVLPADKADYVEKLQQEGKKVCFVGDGINDSIALKKANVSISLRGATSIATDTAHIVFMEQGLGKLCELRDIARELDKNIARSWGMIVAPNVACILGVFTLGFGIGASVLTNNVAALGALANGVWPMRKVAHLEAERRHQLELELKRAGYDPEAKPAVEVVAAA, from the coding sequence ATGACCGAGCGTTCCATCTCCCCCGCGCCCCTGGATATCAAAATTTCACTACCCACCTCCGGCGCAATCCGTATCCATAGCACCGCGCTGTTCGCCGACCCCGAAAGCCCCGATTGCCGCCGCTTCCTAGGCCGCGCCTTCCGCGCCTCGGAACTCATCGGTGCCAAGCTCAACGGTGCCGAACATCCGGCGGCGGACCTGTATTTCGACCCGCGCCATCACAGCGCCCGCGAAGTGCTGGCCCTGGTCGCCGCATCCCTGACCACCCAGGAGCCGGTGCCCGCCGATTACAAATTCCAGGGCGATGGCCGTCCCGGCACCGAATTGGCCGCGGTCGCCCCGGCGATGACCGCCCGCGACCGCCATGGCGTCGTGCATTACCACCGCTATGGCAACCACGTCACCGGTTGGCAGATCACCCATGACAAGGTCGGCTCGCTCAAGCTCAAGAATCCGGTGCTGTACCGCAAGAACGTGTACTGCCAGGCCATCGAGCGCGAACTGATGAGCATCCTGGGCGTGGACCGCTATAAAACCCACGCCCTCAAATGCAGCGTGCAGATCGAATACGACCCGCGCCGCCTGACCCGCAACCAGCTCATCGAAATCCTCGACGAAGCCCTCGCCAACGCCGAGCGCCAGGAGGAACTGGACAAGCTCGACCTCGACCTCACCATCTGCACCGGCTCCCTGGTCCTGGCGGGGGCGACCACCCTGGCGGCCCCGGCCCTGTTGCCCGCCGCCGCGGCGCTGTTCGCCTACACCACCATCCCCAGCTTCCAGGGCGCCTACGAAGTCCTTTTCAAGGAAAAACGGCTGGGCGTGGACGTGCTGGACGCCATCGTGGTGCTGGGCTGCCTGGGCACGCTGCAAATCCTCCCCGGCGCGGTGCTGGCGTGGTGCCTGTCGTTCGGGCGCATGCTGGTCAAGAAGACCGAGGACAATTCCAAGAAGATGCTGCTGAGCGCCTTCGGCAAACAGCCGCGCTTCGTCTGGCTGTACAAGGATGGCGTCGAGATCGAAGTCTCCCTCGACAAGATCCAGCAGGGCGACCTGGTGGTCGTGCATACCGGCGACGCCGTGCCGGTGGACGGCCATATCGTCGAAGGCATGGCGATGATCGACCAGCACGCCCTGACCGGCGAATCCACCCCGGCGGAAAAAGGCGTGGGCGACCGCGTGTTCGCCTCCACCATCCTGGTGGCGGGCAAGATTTTCGTCTCGGTGGAAAAGGCCGGCAGCGAAACCGCCTCCGCCAAGATCAGCCAAATCCTCAACGACACGGCGGGCTACAAGCTCACCTCCCAGAACAAGGGCGAACGCCTCGCCGACACCGCCGTGGTGCCGACCCTGGCCCTGGGCTCCTTGGCCTACGCCGTCATGGGACCGTTCGGCGCGGTGGCGGTGCTCAATAGCGACCTCGGCACCGGCATCCGCATGGCCGCGCCGCTCGCCATGCTCTCCACCCTGGCCTTGTGCGCCCAGAAGGGCATCCTGGTCAAGGATGGCCGCGCCCTGGAACTGATGAACGAAGTGGACACCGTGCTGTTCGACAAGACCGGCACCCTGACCCGCGAGCGCCCGGAAGTGGGCCGCATCACCACCGCCAACGGCCACACCGCCAAGGATATCCTGCGTTACGCGGCGGCGGCGGAACGCAAATTCCACCACCCCATCGCCCTCGCCATCCTGCACAAGGCCGAGGAGGAAAGCATCGACCTGCCGCCCACCGACGAGACCCAATACAAGGTCGGCTATGGCATCAGCGTCGGCATCGAAGGCCACACCATCCGCGTCGGCAGCCGCCGCTACATGGAAATGGAAGGCCTCGCCATCCCCCCCGAAGTCGAAGCGGTGCTGGACGAAGTCCACCGCAACGGCGACACCATGGTCATGGTCGGCGTGGACGACCAACTCGGCGGCGCGCTGGAATTACAGGCGGCGATCCGCCCCGAAGTGCGCGACATCGTGAAGGGTCTCAGGGAACGCGGTGTCAAGCACCTCGCCATCATCTCCGGCGACCACGAAGCCCCCACCAAGAAGCTGGCCGAAGAACTGGGCATGGACCGCTATTTCGCCCAAGTCCTGCCCGCCGACAAGGCCGATTACGTGGAGAAACTGCAACAGGAAGGCAAGAAGGTCTGCTTCGTCGGCGACGGCATCAACGATTCCATCGCCCTCAAAAAGGCCAACGTCTCCATCTCCCTGCGCGGCGCGACCTCCATCGCCACCGACACCGCCCACATCGTGTTCATGGAACAAGGACTCGGCAAGCTCTGCGAACTCCGCGACATCGCCCGCGAACTGGACAAGAACATCGCCCGCAGCTGGGGCATGATCGTCGCCCCCAACGTCGCCTGCATACTCGGCGTGTTCACCTTGGGCTTCGGCATCGGCGCTTCGGTCCTGACCAACAATGTCGCGGCGCTCGGGGCGCTGGCCAACGGCGTCTGGCCCATGCGTAAGGTCGCCCATCTGGAAGCCGAGCGGCGGCACCAGCTGGAACTGGAACTCAAACGGGCCGGCTACGATCCCGAAGCCAAGCCGGCAGTGGAAGTCGTGGCGGCGGCCTGA
- a CDS encoding DUF3604 domain-containing protein produces MSVRYHSQWAARTAPPAWSAALAASLLFGLPDASAFERTEQREPCKNYDALRQPFFGETHLHTALSFDASIRFVPPMPHDAYRFAKGGSVRGVGPNGFKNRTYYQDRPLDFAAVTDHSEHFGEMGVCNSADMNGRYSFECQLLRGFWWQPGLFPGSAQRSMATSAFNLLTLPNDGPSTFNTHLPMCVDGEANCFEGERRVWDQIQAAAEAYYDRSSECSFTTFIAYEMTSTPLGENWHRNVIFRNDKVVSRPITAIDLARKPNPDPNTTAPRQIVKGGPDIEKLWDGLRDQCLDAGTGCDVITIPHNSNLAGGTGPIPPMFYDPPNRAFAEKRQFFEPLVEIYQDKGASECRWDPRYAQGVQTSDESCNFELLDSPSILAASGVTAGGGGAGSPPPSAFNERMYIRNVLKDGLSLEDDKKIGVNPFKLGLIAATDSHNGNPSYNVEDQRFGGHLGIEDAIPVGDSSTIQNGSGGVAVAWAEENSRDAIFEAFKRKETYGTSGTRPVVRFFGGWNFQPSDCSGNLVAKGYDQGVPMGGDLPKQRKLAPGQAPSFIAAAWMDDYIGTPLQQVQIIKGWVENGQTLEKVYTVAGNADNGATVDKQCNRVGEGYPSLCAVWKDPDFDAKQRAFYYVRVLENPVCRYSTLICQKNYDLNPLDPAHCSSNLATLPTQQQTEAAKCCSNETTTPYVQPVIQERAWTSPIWYSPSRL; encoded by the coding sequence ATGTCCGTGCGTTACCACTCGCAATGGGCGGCGCGAACCGCCCCTCCGGCCTGGTCCGCCGCGCTGGCGGCCAGCTTATTGTTCGGCCTGCCCGATGCCTCCGCCTTCGAGCGGACCGAACAGCGCGAGCCCTGCAAGAACTACGATGCCCTGCGCCAGCCGTTCTTCGGCGAAACCCATCTGCACACGGCGCTGTCCTTCGACGCCAGCATCCGCTTCGTCCCACCCATGCCCCATGACGCCTATCGCTTCGCCAAGGGCGGCAGCGTCAGAGGGGTCGGTCCCAATGGTTTCAAAAACCGCACCTATTACCAGGACCGTCCCTTGGACTTCGCCGCCGTCACCGACCATTCCGAACACTTCGGCGAGATGGGCGTGTGCAACAGCGCCGACATGAATGGCCGCTATTCCTTCGAATGCCAATTGCTGCGCGGCTTCTGGTGGCAACCGGGCCTGTTCCCCGGTTCCGCCCAACGCTCCATGGCGACCAGCGCCTTCAATCTGCTGACCCTGCCCAACGACGGCCCCAGCACCTTCAACACCCATTTGCCGATGTGCGTGGACGGCGAGGCCAATTGCTTCGAGGGCGAGCGCCGGGTGTGGGATCAAATCCAGGCCGCCGCCGAGGCCTATTACGACCGTAGTTCGGAATGCAGTTTCACCACCTTCATCGCCTACGAGATGACCTCGACCCCCCTGGGCGAGAACTGGCACCGCAACGTGATCTTCCGCAACGATAAGGTGGTCTCCCGCCCCATCACCGCCATCGACCTGGCCCGGAAGCCCAACCCCGACCCCAACACCACCGCGCCCCGGCAAATCGTCAAGGGCGGGCCGGATATCGAAAAGCTGTGGGACGGGCTGCGCGACCAATGCCTCGACGCGGGCACCGGCTGCGATGTCATCACCATCCCGCACAACTCCAACCTCGCGGGCGGCACCGGCCCCATCCCGCCGATGTTCTACGATCCCCCCAACCGCGCCTTCGCGGAAAAACGCCAGTTCTTCGAGCCTTTGGTCGAAATCTACCAGGACAAGGGGGCCAGCGAATGCCGTTGGGACCCGCGCTATGCCCAGGGCGTGCAGACCAGCGACGAAAGCTGCAATTTCGAGCTATTGGATTCGCCCAGCATCCTCGCGGCTTCGGGGGTCACGGCCGGTGGCGGCGGCGCGGGTTCGCCACCGCCCTCCGCCTTCAACGAGCGCATGTATATCCGCAACGTGCTGAAGGACGGCCTGTCGCTGGAGGACGATAAGAAGATCGGGGTGAACCCGTTCAAGCTGGGCCTCATCGCCGCCACCGATTCCCACAATGGCAACCCGTCCTATAACGTCGAGGACCAGCGCTTCGGCGGGCACCTGGGCATCGAGGACGCGATCCCGGTCGGCGATTCGTCCACCATCCAGAACGGTTCCGGCGGCGTGGCGGTGGCCTGGGCCGAGGAGAACTCCCGCGACGCCATCTTCGAGGCGTTCAAGCGCAAGGAAACCTATGGCACCAGCGGCACCCGGCCCGTCGTGCGCTTCTTCGGCGGCTGGAACTTCCAGCCCAGCGATTGCTCGGGCAATCTCGTCGCCAAGGGCTACGACCAGGGCGTGCCCATGGGCGGCGACCTGCCCAAGCAGCGCAAGCTCGCGCCCGGCCAAGCGCCCAGCTTCATCGCGGCGGCCTGGATGGACGACTATATCGGCACGCCCCTGCAACAGGTGCAGATCATCAAGGGCTGGGTCGAAAACGGCCAGACCTTGGAAAAGGTCTACACCGTGGCCGGCAACGCCGACAACGGGGCTACGGTGGACAAGCAATGCAACCGGGTGGGCGAGGGCTACCCCTCGCTGTGCGCGGTCTGGAAAGACCCGGATTTCGACGCCAAGCAACGGGCCTTCTATTACGTCCGGGTGTTGGAAAACCCGGTCTGCCGCTACAGCACCTTGATCTGCCAGAAGAACTACGACCTCAACCCGCTGGACCCGGCCCATTGCTCCAGCAACCTCGCCACCCTGCCCACCCAACAGCAGACCGAGGCGGCGAAATGCTGTAGCAACGAAACCACGACCCCCTACGTGCAACCGGTCATACAGGAACGGGCATGGACTTCCCCCATCTGGTATTCCCCTTCCCGGCTTTGA
- a CDS encoding DUF2272 domain-containing protein gives MMHSKTLVLSLCVALAGCAGHKKKPGPAPVPAQPSRAAAHKPAEAEMSQVKRDIIELARREWEFFGRQTVVLDGEEESIPHVGKWEDDADAYIYRVNGYWRAVDKPHLDGRDCRQPWSAAFVSWIMREAGVASYQFEPSEAHWGYLSRIVAEAGDPYAAFAPREIDEYSPRPGDLICATRGGPGEMPGPGQGFRSVLLEHTKLHCDIVVERGGDTLAAIGGNVRNSVSKTLLKLDPEGLVRPSQRRPWFMVLENRL, from the coding sequence ATGATGCATTCCAAAACGCTGGTTTTATCGCTCTGCGTGGCCCTGGCGGGCTGCGCCGGCCACAAGAAAAAGCCCGGACCCGCCCCCGTTCCCGCCCAGCCTTCCCGTGCCGCCGCCCACAAGCCCGCCGAGGCGGAAATGTCCCAGGTCAAGCGGGACATCATCGAACTGGCCCGGCGGGAATGGGAGTTTTTCGGGCGGCAGACGGTGGTGTTGGACGGCGAGGAGGAGAGCATCCCCCATGTGGGCAAATGGGAGGACGACGCCGACGCCTATATCTACCGGGTGAATGGGTATTGGCGGGCGGTGGACAAGCCCCACCTGGACGGCAGGGATTGCCGCCAGCCCTGGTCCGCCGCCTTCGTCAGTTGGATCATGCGGGAGGCGGGGGTGGCGTCGTACCAGTTCGAGCCGTCCGAGGCGCATTGGGGCTATCTGAGCCGGATCGTGGCCGAGGCGGGCGATCCCTACGCCGCCTTCGCGCCCAGGGAGATCGACGAGTATTCGCCCCGGCCTGGGGATTTGATCTGCGCGACGCGGGGCGGTCCCGGCGAGATGCCGGGACCGGGGCAGGGGTTCCGCTCGGTGTTATTGGAACACACCAAGCTGCATTGCGATATCGTGGTGGAGCGCGGCGGCGATACCTTGGCCGCCATCGGGGGGAATGTCCGCAATTCGGTATCGAAAACCCTGCTTAAGCTGGACCCGGAGGGCTTGGTGCGGCCTTCGCAGCGGCGGCCTTGGTTCATGGTGTTGGAGAATCGGTTGTAG
- a CDS encoding peptidylprolyl isomerase: MDFPHLVFPFPALKLLKSPALHYAALGGLWYAAVSLWGAPPAAPPLLIPASRVESALQEYERLSGRPLSPEESRIVTKAVVDQEVLYAYAKMLGLDKDPVVEQRLAQIATFVSENPHEAKSVEERADEAVSLGIGEGDLVVRRIMIDGARRLIRAGILVREPPDPLLEQYLRDHPEQFQRPARTRLSQILIDAHKPRAEQDARDLLHRLRRDAVPPDQASHYGDAGLVKPELPDLPERELERLFGYRFTTELAKLPVGEWSGPVASRYGMHLVFVRERVMEHTPPLAEVRKEVRTEVRAKLADEWLAVRLEQLKGEFSIQIADGDKTEESKL, encoded by the coding sequence ATGGACTTCCCCCATCTGGTATTCCCCTTCCCGGCTTTGAAGCTGCTCAAATCCCCGGCGCTGCATTACGCGGCGCTGGGCGGACTGTGGTACGCGGCGGTGTCCCTGTGGGGGGCGCCGCCCGCGGCCCCGCCCTTGCTCATCCCGGCTTCCCGCGTGGAATCGGCCTTGCAGGAATACGAGCGGCTCAGTGGCCGCCCGCTCTCGCCCGAGGAAAGCCGGATCGTCACCAAGGCCGTGGTGGACCAGGAAGTGCTGTACGCCTACGCCAAGATGCTGGGCCTGGACAAGGACCCGGTGGTGGAACAACGGCTGGCGCAGATCGCCACCTTCGTTTCGGAAAACCCGCACGAGGCCAAATCGGTGGAAGAACGCGCCGACGAGGCGGTATCGCTGGGCATCGGCGAGGGCGATCTGGTGGTGCGGCGGATCATGATCGACGGGGCGCGGCGCTTGATCCGGGCCGGCATCCTGGTCCGCGAACCGCCGGACCCGCTGCTGGAACAATACCTGCGCGACCATCCCGAGCAATTCCAACGCCCGGCGCGGACCCGCCTCAGCCAAATCTTGATCGACGCCCACAAGCCGCGGGCGGAACAAGACGCCCGCGACCTGTTGCACCGGCTGCGCCGGGACGCGGTGCCACCCGACCAGGCCAGCCATTACGGCGATGCCGGGCTGGTGAAACCCGAACTGCCCGACCTGCCGGAGCGGGAATTGGAACGCCTGTTCGGGTACCGCTTCACCACCGAATTGGCGAAACTGCCGGTGGGCGAATGGAGCGGGCCGGTGGCTTCGCGCTACGGGATGCACCTGGTGTTCGTGCGGGAACGGGTGATGGAACATACGCCGCCGCTGGCCGAAGTCCGCAAGGAGGTCCGCACCGAGGTCCGCGCCAAGCTGGCGGATGAATGGCTAGCCGTGCGGTTGGAACAACTCAAGGGCGAGTTTTCGATCCAGATCGCCGATGGCGACAAGACGGAGGAATCCAAGCTATGA
- a CDS encoding HupE/UreJ family protein: MTQPGIRTAHPARWLFALWALLAWGAAWSHAFAPALLEIRETGPGHALVRWKQPAIRALGSGLFPIMPDNCHERGEHHTDSEGTGVVESWELECAGGLTGHRLRLEGLADSQADALLRLALADGRSVRHVLTADHPEFQVPEREGALDVMAGYGRIGFEHILGGIDHLLFVLGLVLLVRGGKRLLWTVTAFTVGHSVTLALAVLGFVHVPQQPIEAGIAFSIYVLAVELAPRSERKPSLMDRFPWLIAGLFGLLHGLGFAGALAEVGLPEGEIPLALFAFNIGIEAGQLAFVGVVLLVLAGVRALPVPWPGLVAHVPGYALGTVAAFWFFQRLAASLPGLGWPGL, from the coding sequence ATGACCCAGCCCGGAATTCGCACCGCCCACCCGGCCCGCTGGCTGTTCGCCCTGTGGGCGCTGCTGGCCTGGGGCGCGGCCTGGAGCCATGCCTTCGCCCCCGCCCTGCTCGAAATCCGCGAAACCGGCCCCGGCCATGCCCTGGTGCGCTGGAAACAACCGGCCATCCGGGCGCTGGGCAGCGGCTTGTTCCCCATCATGCCCGACAATTGCCACGAACGCGGCGAACACCATACCGACAGCGAAGGCACGGGCGTGGTGGAAAGCTGGGAACTGGAATGCGCGGGCGGCCTGACCGGCCATCGCCTGCGCTTGGAAGGACTGGCCGACAGCCAAGCCGACGCCCTGTTGCGGCTGGCCCTGGCCGATGGCCGTTCGGTGCGCCATGTGCTGACGGCGGACCATCCCGAATTCCAGGTGCCCGAACGCGAGGGGGCGCTGGATGTGATGGCGGGCTATGGCCGCATCGGATTCGAGCATATCCTGGGCGGCATCGATCATCTGTTGTTCGTGCTGGGGCTGGTCTTGCTGGTGCGGGGCGGGAAACGGCTGCTGTGGACCGTGACCGCGTTCACTGTGGGCCATAGCGTGACCCTGGCCCTGGCGGTTTTGGGCTTCGTGCATGTGCCGCAACAGCCCATCGAGGCCGGGATCGCCTTCAGCATCTATGTGCTGGCGGTGGAATTGGCCCCGCGTTCCGAGCGCAAACCCAGCCTGATGGACCGTTTCCCCTGGCTGATCGCCGGGCTGTTCGGGCTGCTGCATGGGCTGGGTTTCGCCGGTGCCTTGGCCGAGGTGGGTTTGCCGGAGGGCGAGATTCCACTGGCCTTGTTCGCCTTCAATATCGGCATCGAAGCGGGCCAACTGGCCTTCGTCGGCGTGGTGTTGCTGGTGCTGGCGGGAGTGCGGGCCTTGCCGGTCCCCTGGCCGGGATTGGTGGCCCATGTGCCGGGCTACGCCCTGGGCACGGTGGCGGCGTTTTGGTTTTTCCAGCGGCTCGCGGCCAGTTTGCCGGGTTTGGGTTGGCCCGGCCTGTGA